One window of the Mycobacterium haemophilum DSM 44634 genome contains the following:
- the nusG gene encoding transcription termination/antitermination protein NusG, with translation MTTFDGDTSAGEAVDVQEASVDEVAAAGVPVEPAAEVDPAAALKAELRSKPGDWYVIHSYAGYENKVKANLETRVQNLDVGDYIFQVEVPTEEVTEIKNGQRKQVNRKVLPGYILVRMDLTDDSWAAVRNTPGVTGFVGATSRPSALTLDDVVKFLLPPGSAKKAAKGAASTAAAAETGGLERPVVEVDYEVGESVTVMDGPFATLPATISEVNAEQQKLKVLVSIFGRETPVELTFSQVSKI, from the coding sequence GTGACTACCTTCGACGGTGACACGTCTGCGGGTGAGGCGGTCGACGTGCAAGAGGCCAGCGTCGACGAGGTCGCCGCGGCTGGCGTTCCCGTGGAGCCGGCTGCAGAGGTCGACCCGGCCGCCGCGCTCAAGGCAGAGCTGCGTAGCAAGCCGGGTGACTGGTATGTCATCCACTCCTACGCGGGGTACGAGAACAAGGTGAAAGCCAACCTCGAAACCCGGGTGCAAAACCTCGACGTCGGCGACTACATCTTCCAGGTGGAGGTGCCCACCGAAGAGGTCACCGAGATCAAGAATGGCCAACGCAAGCAGGTTAACCGCAAGGTGTTGCCTGGCTACATCCTGGTGCGGATGGATTTGACCGACGACTCGTGGGCCGCGGTGCGCAACACGCCGGGGGTCACCGGATTCGTCGGCGCAACGTCGCGTCCGTCGGCGCTCACGCTCGACGATGTGGTGAAGTTCCTGCTGCCGCCAGGGTCGGCGAAGAAGGCCGCCAAGGGTGCGGCCAGTACCGCCGCTGCCGCCGAGACGGGCGGGCTGGAACGCCCGGTTGTCGAGGTTGACTACGAGGTGGGCGAATCGGTAACGGTCATGGACGGACCGTTTGCGACGTTGCCGGCCACGATTAGCGAGGTCAACGCCGAGCAGCAGAAGCTCAAGGTGCTGGTTTCGATCTTCGGCCGCGAAACGCCGGTGGAGCTGACCTTCAGCCAAGTCTCCAAGATTTAG
- the rplK gene encoding 50S ribosomal protein L11, producing the protein MAPKKKVAGLIKLQIQAGQANPAPPVGPALGQHGVNIMEFCKAYNAATENQRGQVIPVEITVYEDRSFTFALKTPPAAKLLLKAAGVGKGSAEPHKTKVAKVSWDQVREIAETKKADLNANDIDAAAKIIAGTARSMGITVE; encoded by the coding sequence ATGGCCCCGAAGAAGAAAGTCGCCGGGCTGATCAAGCTTCAGATCCAGGCGGGGCAGGCCAATCCTGCGCCGCCGGTCGGTCCCGCGCTCGGCCAGCATGGCGTCAACATCATGGAGTTCTGCAAGGCGTACAACGCTGCCACCGAGAACCAGCGCGGCCAGGTCATCCCGGTGGAGATCACGGTCTACGAGGACCGCAGCTTCACGTTTGCGCTGAAGACACCGCCCGCCGCCAAGTTGCTCCTCAAGGCCGCCGGCGTGGGCAAGGGGTCGGCGGAGCCGCACAAGACCAAGGTCGCCAAGGTCAGCTGGGATCAAGTTCGTGAGATCGCCGAGACCAAGAAGGCGGACCTTAACGCCAACGACATCGACGCCGCCGCCAAGATCATCGCCGGTACCGCCCGTTCGATGGGCATCACCGTCGAATAG
- the rplA gene encoding 50S ribosomal protein L1, with the protein MSKNSKAYRAAAEKVDRTNLYTPLQAAKLAKETSSTKQDATVEVAIRLGVDPRKADQMVRGTVNLPHGTGKTARVAVFAVGEKADAALAAGADVVGSDDLIEKIQGGWLEFDAAIATPDQMAKVGRIARVLGPRGLMPNPKTGTVTPDVAKAVADIKGGKINFRVDKQANLHFVIGKASFDEKRLAENYGAALDEVLRLKPSSSKGRYLKKVTVSTTMGPGIPVDPSITRNFAEA; encoded by the coding sequence ATGAGCAAGAACAGCAAGGCATATCGCGCCGCCGCCGAGAAGGTGGACCGCACCAACCTCTACACTCCGCTGCAGGCGGCCAAGCTCGCCAAAGAGACGTCGTCGACCAAGCAGGATGCGACCGTCGAGGTGGCGATCCGGCTGGGTGTCGACCCGCGCAAGGCAGACCAAATGGTCCGCGGCACGGTCAACCTGCCACACGGCACCGGTAAGACCGCCCGGGTCGCGGTGTTCGCCGTCGGCGAAAAAGCGGATGCTGCCCTCGCCGCGGGAGCTGATGTGGTTGGAAGCGACGATCTGATCGAGAAGATTCAGGGCGGCTGGCTGGAGTTCGACGCCGCGATCGCCACGCCCGATCAGATGGCCAAGGTCGGTCGTATCGCTCGGGTACTGGGTCCACGTGGCCTGATGCCCAACCCCAAGACCGGCACGGTCACCCCCGACGTCGCCAAGGCTGTGGCCGACATCAAGGGCGGCAAGATCAACTTCCGGGTGGACAAGCAGGCCAACTTGCACTTTGTGATCGGCAAGGCATCGTTCGATGAGAAGCGGCTGGCGGAGAACTACGGCGCCGCGCTTGACGAGGTGCTGCGGCTCAAGCCGTCGTCGTCGAAGGGCCGCTACCTGAAGAAGGTCACCGTGTCGACGACCATGGGACCCGGCATTCCGGTCGACCCGTCGATCACCCGGAATTTCGCCGAGGCCTAG
- a CDS encoding RNA polymerase sigma factor: MTNLDGVFRREWGPAVAALARWSGDLTIAEDAVQEACAEALRSWPRDGVPDHPGGWLMTVARNRARDRLRRESVRPGKELAAVVDDIRARTDHCDPHPVRDDELRMMFTCAHPALDRQSQLALTLRLVSGLTVAEIARALLQTDTAVGQRITRAKNKIRHANIPLRVPPVELLPQRTPHVLSCIYSVFTEGYWSTAGPSAIRDELCDEGIRLAGELCVLMPTELEAHALTALMLLHDARRLTRVDDAGALVSLEDQDRRRWDRGRITRGLDRLRQAQGATGPYLPQAVIAALHATAPSWDQTDWRTICTAYDRLLQLTNSPVVRANRALAIGLRDGPDAGLAALEQVAHDPRLAHSSLVASVRADLLRRAGRPSEAVTWYRIALEAGGSEPGRAFLRRRIAECGG; this comes from the coding sequence ATGACCAACCTGGACGGCGTCTTTCGGCGGGAGTGGGGCCCCGCCGTGGCCGCGCTCGCGCGGTGGTCCGGCGACCTCACCATCGCCGAGGACGCCGTCCAGGAAGCCTGCGCCGAGGCGCTTCGCAGCTGGCCCCGCGATGGCGTGCCCGATCACCCCGGCGGGTGGCTGATGACCGTCGCACGTAACCGCGCCCGGGATCGGCTGCGCCGCGAATCCGTCCGTCCGGGAAAGGAATTGGCCGCCGTGGTCGACGATATCCGGGCACGTACCGATCACTGCGACCCGCATCCGGTCCGCGACGACGAGCTGCGGATGATGTTCACCTGCGCGCATCCGGCGCTGGACCGCCAGTCGCAACTCGCGCTCACGCTGCGGTTGGTGTCTGGGTTGACCGTCGCCGAGATCGCCCGTGCGCTGCTGCAGACTGATACCGCGGTCGGGCAGCGAATCACCCGCGCCAAGAACAAGATCCGGCACGCCAACATCCCGCTGCGGGTGCCACCTGTCGAGCTGCTGCCTCAGCGCACGCCGCACGTGCTCAGTTGCATCTACTCGGTGTTCACCGAGGGTTATTGGTCAACGGCGGGCCCGTCGGCGATTCGTGACGAATTGTGCGACGAAGGGATTCGGCTGGCCGGCGAGCTGTGCGTGCTGATGCCGACCGAGCTGGAGGCGCATGCTTTGACAGCCCTGATGCTGCTGCATGATGCGCGACGACTAACGCGGGTGGATGACGCCGGCGCGCTGGTCTCGCTTGAGGACCAGGACCGTCGTCGGTGGGATCGCGGCCGCATCACCCGCGGCCTGGACCGCTTGCGCCAGGCCCAGGGGGCGACGGGCCCGTATCTGCCGCAAGCGGTGATCGCCGCGCTGCACGCGACGGCGCCGTCCTGGGACCAAACCGACTGGCGGACCATCTGCACGGCCTATGACCGGCTGCTGCAGCTGACAAATTCACCGGTGGTGCGAGCCAACCGCGCGCTGGCGATTGGCTTGCGCGACGGCCCCGACGCTGGCCTAGCCGCGTTGGAGCAGGTGGCGCATGATCCCCGGCTGGCCCACTCCAGCCTCGTCGCATCGGTGCGCGCCGATCTGCTGCGCCGCGCGGGCCGGCCCAGCGAAGCCGTCACCTGGTACCGAATAGCGTTGGAAGCAGGCGGATCCGAGCCGGGACGCGCCTTTCTGCGGCGCCGCATCGCCGAGTGCGGCGGGTAG
- a CDS encoding YciI family protein — MQYFALLISKEQDRTPDDAAAAMAAFESFHAKAGSAIKAGDALTPTATGVQITGGPDAPTVTDGPFAEAAEVACGYYVFEAENLDEALALARDVPVATFGAVEVWPMAGGTIPTQPLEGTNWIALLLEPPDRPVQPGSPHWEAMVVEHQKFAAAIGGGHIRAGAGLYPPSTATTVRVRDGELLITDGPYVEGAEVANGFYVLSASDRDEAVKVASMIPASTVQLRQLAGVSGL; from the coding sequence ATGCAGTACTTCGCCTTGTTGATCAGCAAAGAGCAGGACCGCACGCCCGACGATGCGGCCGCCGCGATGGCCGCGTTCGAGAGCTTCCACGCCAAGGCCGGCTCGGCGATTAAAGCCGGCGACGCGCTGACGCCCACGGCGACTGGGGTGCAGATCACCGGCGGGCCGGATGCCCCAACCGTCACCGACGGTCCCTTCGCCGAAGCGGCCGAGGTGGCCTGCGGCTACTACGTGTTCGAGGCCGAAAACCTCGACGAGGCGCTCGCGTTGGCGCGCGACGTCCCGGTCGCCACCTTTGGGGCCGTGGAGGTGTGGCCGATGGCGGGCGGGACGATCCCGACGCAACCGCTGGAGGGCACCAACTGGATCGCGCTGCTGCTGGAGCCGCCGGACCGTCCGGTGCAGCCCGGCTCGCCGCACTGGGAGGCGATGGTGGTTGAGCACCAAAAGTTCGCAGCCGCCATCGGCGGTGGTCACATCAGGGCCGGCGCCGGTCTGTATCCGCCGTCCACGGCGACCACCGTGCGGGTGCGCGACGGCGAGCTCTTGATAACGGACGGGCCTTACGTGGAGGGCGCTGAAGTCGCCAACGGCTTCTATGTGCTTAGCGCGAGTGACCGCGACGAGGCGGTCAAGGTCGCGTCCATGATCCCCGCCTCAACCGTGCAGCTGCGGCAGCTAGCGGGTGTCTCGGGCCTGTAG
- the mmaA4 gene encoding hydroxymycolate synthase MmaA4 — MVEQPTGPTKTRTRSEDIQAHYDVSDDFFALFQDPTRTYSCAYFEPPGLTLEEAQYAKIDLNLDKLDLKPGMTLLDIGCGWGTTMRRAVEKYDVNVIGLTLSKNQHARCEQVLTALDSNRSRQVRLQGWEDFSEPVDRIVSIEAFEHFGHENYDDFFKRCSTIMPSDGRMTVQSSVSYHPFDMAARGKKLSFETARFIKFIITEIFPGGRLPSTKMMVEHGEKAGFTVPEPLSLQPHYIKTLRIWGDTLESNRAKAIEVTSEEVYNRYMKYLRGCEHYFADEMLDCSLVTYLKPGAAA, encoded by the coding sequence ATGGTTGAGCAACCGACTGGCCCGACGAAGACGAGGACGCGCTCCGAAGACATCCAGGCGCACTACGACGTCTCCGACGATTTCTTCGCCCTGTTCCAGGACCCCACCCGCACCTACAGCTGCGCCTATTTCGAGCCGCCAGGCCTCACGCTCGAAGAAGCCCAGTACGCCAAGATCGACCTCAACCTGGACAAGCTGGACCTCAAGCCGGGCATGACCCTGCTCGACATCGGCTGCGGTTGGGGCACCACCATGAGGCGCGCCGTCGAGAAGTACGACGTCAACGTGATCGGCTTGACGCTGTCCAAGAATCAGCACGCCCGCTGCGAGCAGGTGCTGACCGCTCTGGACAGCAACCGTTCACGTCAAGTGCGGCTGCAAGGCTGGGAGGATTTCAGCGAGCCCGTCGACCGGATCGTGTCGATCGAGGCCTTCGAGCATTTCGGGCACGAGAACTACGACGACTTCTTCAAGCGGTGTTCCACCATCATGCCCTCCGACGGTCGGATGACCGTGCAAAGCAGCGTCAGCTACCACCCCTTCGACATGGCTGCCAGGGGTAAGAAGCTGAGCTTCGAAACGGCTCGCTTCATCAAGTTCATCATCACCGAGATATTTCCGGGTGGACGGCTGCCATCGACCAAGATGATGGTTGAACACGGCGAGAAGGCGGGATTCACCGTCCCCGAACCGCTGTCGCTGCAGCCGCACTACATCAAGACGCTGCGCATCTGGGGTGACACCCTAGAGTCCAACAGGGCAAAGGCCATCGAAGTCACCTCCGAAGAGGTCTACAACCGGTACATGAAGTATCTACGCGGCTGCGAGCACTACTTCGCCGACGAGATGCTGGACTGCAGCCTGGTGACCTACCTCAAGCCGGGTGCTGCCGCTTAG
- the mmaA3 gene encoding methoxy mycolic acid synthase MmaA3 — MSDTPAGATRTQSNVDDVQAHYDLSNEFFALFQDPTRTYSCAYFPRDGMTLHEAQVAKLDLTLDKLGLQPGMTLLDIGCGWGSVMKRAIERYDVNVVGLTLSKNQHAYCQQVLDEIDSNRSRRALLCDWADFDEPVDRIVIIEALEHFGFDRYDDFFKFAYNALPADGVMLLHVITGLHPKQVMERGIPMTMEIAKFIKFMLADIFPGGRLPMIETVEEHSTKVGFKIARIQSLQPDFAKTLDLWAEALEKRKDEAIAIQSEEMYERYMKYLTGCAKAFRMGYIDCNQFTLEK, encoded by the coding sequence ATGTCTGACACCCCAGCAGGCGCCACGCGGACGCAGTCTAATGTCGACGACGTTCAGGCGCACTACGACCTTTCGAACGAATTCTTCGCACTGTTCCAGGACCCGACTCGCACCTACAGTTGCGCATATTTTCCGCGCGACGGTATGACCCTGCACGAAGCGCAGGTCGCCAAGCTCGATCTGACACTCGACAAGCTGGGGCTGCAGCCAGGGATGACCCTGCTCGACATCGGCTGCGGCTGGGGCTCGGTGATGAAGCGGGCCATCGAGCGCTACGACGTCAACGTCGTCGGGTTGACCTTGTCCAAGAACCAGCATGCTTACTGCCAGCAGGTGCTCGACGAAATCGATTCGAACCGCTCGCGACGGGCACTGCTGTGCGACTGGGCCGACTTCGACGAGCCGGTGGACCGGATCGTCATCATCGAAGCGTTAGAGCACTTCGGTTTTGACCGTTACGACGATTTCTTCAAGTTCGCCTACAACGCGCTGCCCGCTGACGGGGTGATGCTGCTGCACGTGATCACCGGGCTGCATCCCAAGCAGGTCATGGAGCGCGGCATACCTATGACGATGGAGATCGCCAAGTTCATTAAGTTTATGCTCGCCGACATCTTTCCGGGCGGCCGGCTGCCGATGATCGAGACCGTCGAGGAGCACTCAACCAAGGTCGGCTTCAAGATAGCCCGCATCCAGTCGCTGCAGCCGGACTTCGCCAAGACCCTTGACCTGTGGGCCGAGGCCCTCGAGAAGCGCAAGGATGAGGCCATCGCGATCCAGTCCGAAGAAATGTACGAGCGGTACATGAAGTACCTGACCGGCTGCGCGAAGGCATTCCGGATGGGTTACATCGACTGCAACCAGTTCACACTGGAAAAGTAA
- the mmaA2 gene encoding cyclopropane mycolic acid synthase MmaA2 encodes MARELTPQFANVQAHYDLSDDFFRLFLDATQTYSCAYFEREDMTLEEAQFAKIDLALGKLGLQPGMTLLDIGCGWGATMRRAIERYDVNVIGLTLSKNQAAHVQKLFDQMDSPRSKRVVLGGWEQFREPVDRIVSIGAFEHFGHDRYDDFFETAYSILPADGVMLLHTITGLTKQQMTDNGLPLSLEVIRFFWFIFTEIFPGGRVPTIEMVEEGAPKAGFRLTRRQSLQPHYARTLDLWAEALERNRSEAIAIQSEEVYERYMKYLTGCAKLFRAGYTDLNQFTLEK; translated from the coding sequence ATGGCCAGGGAATTGACGCCACAGTTCGCCAATGTGCAGGCGCACTACGATCTATCTGACGACTTCTTCCGCCTGTTTCTGGACGCCACCCAGACCTACAGCTGCGCGTACTTCGAGCGCGAGGACATGACGCTGGAAGAGGCGCAGTTCGCCAAGATCGACTTGGCGCTGGGCAAGCTGGGCTTGCAACCCGGCATGACGTTACTGGACATCGGCTGCGGCTGGGGCGCCACCATGCGCCGTGCCATCGAGCGCTACGACGTGAACGTCATCGGCCTGACGTTGTCAAAGAACCAGGCCGCCCATGTCCAGAAGTTGTTCGACCAGATGGACAGCCCGCGCAGCAAGCGTGTGGTGCTCGGCGGTTGGGAACAGTTCCGTGAACCCGTCGATCGCATCGTGTCAATCGGCGCGTTCGAGCACTTCGGCCACGACCGCTACGACGACTTCTTCGAGACGGCCTACAGCATCCTGCCTGCCGACGGCGTGATGCTGTTGCACACGATCACCGGGCTGACCAAACAGCAGATGACCGACAACGGCTTGCCGCTTTCGCTTGAGGTGATCCGCTTCTTCTGGTTTATCTTCACCGAAATTTTCCCGGGCGGCCGGGTGCCGACCATTGAAATGGTGGAGGAGGGTGCGCCCAAAGCTGGCTTCAGGCTGACCCGTCGCCAGTCGCTGCAGCCGCATTACGCCCGGACCCTCGACTTGTGGGCCGAAGCGCTCGAGAGAAACCGAAGTGAGGCCATCGCGATTCAATCCGAAGAAGTCTATGAGCGGTACATGAAGTACCTCACCGGCTGCGCCAAGCTATTCCGCGCCGGCTACACCGATCTCAACCAGTTCACCCTGGAGAAATAG
- the mmaA1 gene encoding mycolic acid methyltransferase MmaA1, with the protein MAKLRPYYEESQSAYDISDDFFALFLDPTWVYTCAYFERDDMTLEEAQLAKLDLALDKLDLTPGMTLLDVGCGWGGALVRAVQKYDVNVIGLTLSRNHCARSKARLAEIPTQRHAEARLQGWEEFEEKVDRIVSFEAFDAFKKERYPAFFERSYDILPDDGRMLLHSLFTYDRRWLHEQGIPLTMSDLRFLKFLRESIFPGGELPSEPDIVDNAEAAGFSVEQTQLMQPHYARTLDMWAANLAAARERALDVQPAEIYDNFMHYLTGCADRFRRGLINVAQFTLTK; encoded by the coding sequence ATGGCCAAGCTGAGACCGTATTACGAAGAGTCGCAATCGGCATACGACATCTCGGACGACTTTTTCGCCCTCTTCCTCGACCCCACCTGGGTGTACACCTGCGCATATTTCGAGCGCGACGACATGACCCTCGAAGAGGCCCAATTAGCAAAGTTAGACCTGGCCCTGGACAAGCTGGACCTCACGCCCGGCATGACGTTGCTCGACGTGGGTTGCGGCTGGGGCGGGGCGCTGGTCCGGGCGGTGCAGAAGTACGACGTCAACGTCATTGGCCTCACCCTCAGCCGCAACCATTGCGCGCGCAGCAAAGCCAGGCTCGCCGAGATCCCGACGCAGCGGCATGCCGAGGCTCGGCTGCAAGGCTGGGAAGAGTTCGAAGAGAAGGTCGACCGGATCGTCAGCTTCGAGGCGTTCGATGCCTTTAAGAAGGAGCGGTATCCCGCCTTCTTCGAACGCTCATATGACATCCTCCCCGACGACGGCCGGATGCTGTTGCACAGCTTATTCACCTATGACCGGCGATGGTTGCACGAACAAGGCATCCCGCTGACGATGAGCGACCTGCGGTTCCTCAAATTCCTGCGCGAGTCGATTTTCCCGGGCGGCGAACTGCCTTCCGAACCCGACATTGTCGACAATGCCGAGGCCGCGGGGTTCTCCGTCGAGCAAACCCAGCTAATGCAGCCACATTACGCACGGACCCTGGATATGTGGGCAGCCAACTTGGCGGCCGCCAGGGAGCGGGCCCTCGATGTACAGCCCGCAGAGATCTACGACAACTTCATGCACTACTTGACTGGGTGTGCGGACCGCTTCCGGCGGGGGCTGATCAACGTGGCCCAATTCACGCTGACCAAGTAG
- a CDS encoding alpha/beta fold hydrolase, with protein sequence MGDVDDPPVLLIMGLGAQLVLWRTAFCEKLVAQGLRVIRYDNRDVGLSSKTEQPCPSQPLTARLLRFWLGRRNECAYTLEDMADDAAALLDHLDIERAHIVGASMGGMIAQIFAARFPARTKALAIIFSSNNRAFLPPPAPRALLTLLTGPPPGSPRDVVVDNVVRVTKITGSPRYRMPEEQVRADAAEIYDRSFYPLGVSRHFNAILGSGSLLRYNQRIVAPTVVIHGRADKLVRPSSGRAVARAITGARLVLFDGMGHDLPHQLWDRVVGVLMSNFAKAR encoded by the coding sequence ATGGGCGACGTCGATGACCCGCCGGTCCTGCTGATCATGGGGCTGGGCGCCCAACTGGTGCTGTGGCGGACCGCCTTCTGCGAAAAGCTCGTCGCTCAGGGTCTACGAGTCATTCGGTACGACAACCGCGACGTCGGGCTTTCCAGCAAGACCGAGCAGCCCTGCCCCAGCCAGCCGCTGACCGCACGGCTGCTCCGCTTCTGGCTCGGCCGGCGCAACGAGTGCGCGTACACGCTAGAGGACATGGCCGACGACGCTGCCGCCCTGCTAGACCACCTCGACATCGAGCGGGCCCACATCGTCGGGGCATCGATGGGCGGCATGATTGCCCAGATCTTCGCGGCACGTTTCCCCGCGCGCACCAAGGCGCTAGCAATCATCTTCTCCAGCAACAATCGCGCCTTTCTGCCGCCGCCCGCCCCGCGTGCCCTGCTGACGCTGCTCACCGGCCCACCGCCCGGGTCACCACGCGACGTGGTCGTCGACAACGTCGTGCGGGTCACCAAAATCACCGGCAGTCCGCGCTACCGCATGCCTGAGGAACAGGTCCGCGCCGACGCTGCCGAGATCTACGACCGCAGTTTCTACCCGTTGGGTGTCAGTCGACACTTCAACGCGATCCTGGGCAGCGGTAGCCTGCTGCGCTACAACCAACGCATAGTCGCACCGACGGTGGTGATTCATGGCCGAGCCGACAAACTGGTGCGACCCTCCAGCGGCCGTGCGGTCGCCCGCGCCATCACCGGCGCCCGACTGGTGTTATTCGACGGAATGGGCCATGATCTGCCGCACCAGCTGTGGGATCGGGTGGTCGGCGTATTGATGAGCAACTTCGCCAAGGCTCGCTAA
- a CDS encoding ABC1 kinase family protein has protein sequence MSSTKSREVVKLDRVPLPVEAARVAATGWQVTRTAARVATKLAGKGPWQHKVIKEIPQTFADLGPTYVKFGQIIASSPGAFGESLSREFRGLLDRVPPADTNEVHKLFVEELGDEPSTLFASFSEEPFASASIAQVHYATLHSGEQVVVKIQRPGIRRRVAADLQILKRFAQAVELAKLGRRLSAQDVVADFSDNLAEELNFRLEAQSMEAWISHLHASPLGKNIRVPQVHWEFTGERVLTMERVHGIRIDNAAAIRKSGFDGVELVKALLFSVFEGGLRHGLFHGDLHAGNLYVDDQGRIVFFDFGIMGRIDPRTRWLLRELVYALLVKKDHAAAGKIVVLMGAVGTVKPEAQAAKDLESFTTPLSMKTLGDMSYADIGRQLSALADAYDVKLPRELVLIGKQFLYVERYMKLLAPKWQMMSDPELTGYFANFMVEVSREHQSDVEV, from the coding sequence ATGAGTTCCACCAAAAGCCGCGAGGTGGTCAAGCTGGACCGGGTGCCGTTGCCGGTCGAGGCGGCCCGGGTAGCCGCCACCGGTTGGCAAGTCACCCGCACCGCCGCTCGCGTCGCCACCAAGCTGGCGGGCAAGGGTCCGTGGCAGCACAAGGTGATCAAGGAAATCCCGCAGACCTTTGCCGACCTCGGGCCGACGTACGTCAAGTTCGGACAGATCATCGCGTCCAGCCCGGGCGCGTTTGGTGAGTCGCTGTCGCGCGAATTCCGCGGCCTGCTCGACCGGGTGCCGCCGGCCGACACGAACGAGGTGCACAAGCTGTTCGTCGAGGAGCTCGGCGACGAGCCGTCCACGCTGTTCGCCAGCTTCTCCGAAGAGCCGTTCGCGTCGGCGTCCATCGCCCAGGTGCACTATGCGACGCTGCACAGCGGCGAGCAGGTCGTCGTCAAGATCCAGCGGCCCGGCATCCGCCGCCGGGTCGCCGCCGACCTGCAGATCCTGAAGCGCTTCGCGCAAGCAGTCGAACTGGCCAAGCTGGGCCGTCGGCTGTCGGCGCAAGATGTCGTCGCCGACTTTTCCGACAACCTTGCCGAAGAGCTGAACTTCCGTCTCGAGGCGCAGTCAATGGAGGCGTGGATCTCCCACCTGCACGCCTCGCCGCTCGGCAAGAACATCCGGGTTCCGCAGGTGCACTGGGAGTTCACCGGAGAGCGGGTGTTGACGATGGAGCGGGTGCACGGCATCCGCATCGACAATGCGGCTGCCATCCGCAAGTCGGGCTTCGACGGCGTCGAGCTGGTCAAGGCGCTGCTGTTCTCGGTGTTCGAGGGCGGGTTGCGGCACGGCCTGTTCCACGGCGACTTGCACGCGGGCAACCTGTACGTCGACGACCAAGGCCGCATCGTGTTCTTCGACTTCGGGATCATGGGCCGCATCGATCCGCGTACCCGTTGGTTGCTGCGCGAGCTGGTGTATGCCCTGCTGGTGAAGAAGGACCACGCCGCGGCCGGCAAAATCGTGGTGCTGATGGGCGCCGTCGGCACCGTGAAACCCGAGGCTCAGGCCGCTAAAGACCTGGAAAGCTTCACCACGCCGCTGAGCATGAAGACTCTTGGCGACATGTCCTACGCCGATATCGGCCGGCAGCTGTCGGCGCTGGCTGACGCCTACGACGTCAAGCTGCCCCGCGAGCTGGTGCTGATCGGCAAGCAATTCCTCTACGTCGAGCGGTATATGAAGCTGCTGGCGCCGAAATGGCAGATGATGTCGGATCCGGAGCTGACGGGGTACTTCGCGAACTTTATGGTCGAAGTCAGCCGCGAGCATCAATCCGACGTGGAGGTCTAG
- a CDS encoding DUF664 domain-containing protein: protein MADERSALREFLAFHQSAFFAVSYGLTDEQARSTPSVSALSIGGLVKHATGMQRSWMARVAAAPAAPPKDPRPVSEIAKEFADQHVMGPDETLDGLLHAFEAQNATTLQLVDTADLDGATMYELIAGLENWEITGWVAPWRPRGT from the coding sequence GTGGCTGACGAACGCAGCGCCCTGCGCGAGTTCCTGGCGTTCCACCAAAGTGCGTTCTTCGCGGTCTCCTATGGCCTCACCGACGAACAGGCCCGGTCCACGCCGTCGGTTAGCGCGCTGTCGATCGGGGGGCTGGTCAAGCATGCCACCGGCATGCAACGCAGCTGGATGGCACGAGTCGCCGCCGCTCCGGCTGCACCGCCGAAAGACCCGCGGCCGGTCAGCGAGATCGCCAAGGAGTTCGCCGACCAGCACGTGATGGGCCCCGACGAAACACTCGACGGGCTGCTGCACGCATTCGAAGCGCAGAACGCGACGACACTACAGCTGGTCGACACCGCCGACCTCGACGGCGCCACCATGTACGAATTGATCGCCGGGCTGGAGAACTGGGAGATCACGGGGTGGGTGGCGCCCTGGCGTCCCCGGGGGACCTGA